A genome region from Gigantopelta aegis isolate Gae_Host chromosome 3, Gae_host_genome, whole genome shotgun sequence includes the following:
- the LOC121368060 gene encoding actin-related protein 2/3 complex subunit 4, translating into MAATLKPYLQAVRHSLTAAMCLQNFDSQIVERHNKPEVEVKSSKELLLSPVVISRNEKEKVLIEGSINSLRISIAVKQADEIEKILCHKFMRFMMMRAESFVVLRRKPVEGYDISFLITNFHAEQMYKHKLVDFIIHFMEEIDKEISEMKLAVNSRARISAEEFLKHF; encoded by the exons ATG GCAGCCACATTAAAACCATATCTTCAGGCAGTCAGGCATTCACTGACGGCAGCCATGTGTCTACAGAACTTTGACTCTCAGATTGTTGAAAGACATAATAAACCAGAAGTTGAAGTAAA aagcAGTAAAGAACTGTTGCTGTCTCCTGTTGTGATTAgcagaaatgaaaaagaaaaagtgttAATAGAAGGTTCTATAAATTCCCTCAGGATCAGCATAGCAGTAAAACAG GCTGATGAGATAGAAAAGATCTTATGTCACAAGTTCATGAGATTTATGATGATGAGAGCTGAAAGTTTTGTTGTGCTTCGGCGTAAGCCTGTTGAG GGTTACGATATTAGCTTCCTGATTACAAACTTTCACGCAGAACAAATGTACAAACACAAGCTAGTAGATTTCATCATTCATTTCATGGAAGAGATAGACAAAGAAATCAGTGAAATGAAATTGGCAGTTAATTCTCGGGCCAGAATAAGTGCGGAAGAATTTTTGAAGCATTTTTAG